gctttttgatTATGTAGTTGATTCGATTCCAGATGCGTTCCTTGATAAAATGCatcaaaatatgaatttgtaaAGAGTCTAGATAAACTAATTGTTTGGATCCTGACATGCGCACtgtcctttcttctcccttatTCACACCCAACTCTTGCCGCATTCGTGATAGAGAACGTTTGGCATCCTTTCGAATGTGAACCCTGCCATATTTGGTGAATGTGTTTTAAGAGAACTCATGTGTACACAAACAATTCTACACTTTAATACAAAAGAAGGGAATTATTATTAAGGATACGCCTgcaaatttttattagtttacTTTTGGTCTAAAACacaatttctttctcattgCAACTTTCATATCATATccttaataataaaaattgtagtTGTAGTtccaatcaaataattataatatgcTAAATTCTATATCAGttgtatttgcaaatttttattatcaagGATATGATTGGAATTTGGAACGATATAGAGAAGATTGGCATTGTGCCAGCATAAAAATTGCTTGTAGATTCTTTTCTCTTATCTCTGTGAATCTAGCTTCCGAAGAATGTAAATGACCCTTAATGATGCTGCACATTATGAACTCGTGGGGTGAAGATAGCTGCAGTTTTTGTTTGGTAGGATAGGAAATGCTGAAATGGGTTGAATGATGTTGTGCAGTTGACATGAAAATGCTGtccttttcattaaaaatctCTAATTTGATGTTTTAGGGCTGGTGCATGTTCGTTGCTTTTATTTAGGTGTTTGgatataaatatcttttctGACTACCGTTTTGTGTTTTTTGCTAGGATGAAGAAAGGTTACGtgttatttatgaaaaattgtgCAAGAAGTTGAAAAGGTTAGATGAGCATGGAGCTGATTCCACTAAAATTGACGCGACTCATGCCTCTATTCGAAAATTATCCACCAAGATTGACGTCTGTATCAAAGCTGCTGATGCTATATCAAGCAGGATACATAAGTTGCGTGATGAAGAATTGCAGCCCCAATTAACAGATCTTATTCATGGGTATTCAAACACATCCGATCTTGATTATTTGATTCTTTAAAAGTCTATTGTTGCACTAATTTGTGAAAATAGATATCATAATCGTTGTTGAAAGTTTATGGAGGGGACTGTATGAATTTGTCTATTCTGCTAAAGATGAAATAGAGAGATGCAACGTGCACAAgttgttttaagaaaagatttcacatgatattttttaaatgcttGGATTAAATCTCACCACACACAACCTACTAGCTTTGGCAGTTGCTTGACACACACATCTTGACATATTTGGTCTTCATTATTAAAACCTCTTTGTTACATGCAGGTGGATAAAAATGTGGAAATCCATTCTCAAGTGTCACCAGAAACAATTTCAAGCAGTCATGGAGAGCAAGATTCGGTCACTAAAAGCTAGAACTGGCTCTCGTAGAGACGAGAGTTTGAAGGCTACTGTTGATCTTGAAATGGAACTTGTCAATTGGTGTAGCAGATTCAACAATTGGATTCGCACCCAAAAAGCTTATGTTGAATCTTTAAATGGATGGCTCCTACGATGCCTTAATAATGAGCCTGAAGAAACTGCTGACGGAGTTGCTCCTTTTTCACCAGGTCGGATGGGAGCTCCGCCAATTTTCATTATCTGCAATGATTGGCACCAAGCTATGGTTGAAATTTCAGAAGATAAAGTGGTTGGTGCCATTCATGGTTTTGCTTTAAACTTGCATGAGTTATGGGAAAGGCAAGATGAGGAACAACGTCAGAGAATCAAAGCCAATTTCCTTTACAAGGATTTTGAAGAACACCTTAGAACCTTGAAAATGGAGAAAGCAATGATAAAACCTGACCAAGATGAGGCATCAGTAAGAACTACACTCTCAAAAGTCCCCTCCGAAAATCGAGTTTCACCGCCAGATGATCTGAAAGCTAATTTAGATTCATTGAGGAAGAAGTTATATGATGAGAGGGCAAAACACAAAGATGCCATTAAACTGGTTCACAATGCTGCTTCGAATAGCATACAAGCAGGTTTGGTTCCAATTTTTGAGGCTTTGGAAAAATTCAGTTCTGAGGTCATGAAAGCTCACGAACAAGTCAGGCTTAAAAACTCTGAAGATGCAAATACCTGAAGAACAATACGGCTCCAACGCATTCCGTCGCTCAGGATTGTACTATAGCAGGTTGTGTATGATCAGGAGATGCCATACGACGTACAGGCACTTGCAAATCTTGGTAGCCATTCATTTAAAATCCTCTCCCTTTCATGTACATATAGAGGTGATTGAGATCACCTGGTGTATGTATAATATTAGGGTAGCAGAAAGGAAGCCATGGAAAAGGATTAGACAGACTGAGATAAGAAGAATGAATAAGAGAAGGTAGAAGTAGAAGCGATATTTTTGGAACAAAAACTTGGATTATAACTTTGAAGAGAGGGGTGTACTGTTATTAGGATCAAGGAGAACATAGATTATAGAAGTCAGTGGTGGTATTGGTTATTTTGATATGCCTTGGAGAGCTGTAAAATGGGGTGTAAGTTCTGAAAAAGAGTTGGTTTTGCTTTCATTTGGATGAATAGGAACAAGAATGTTGTATAGAAATTCATTTATTGGTGCATTTGTTGTAAGTTACATTAGGTTCTAGAATCTCCAAGATGAAAGAACTAACCCAAATTTTGATAATCTATGTTTTAGAGAGTAATAGCtggtgttttatttttcttttctttttgacgAGTTACTACTACTATTGGCCATTGGAGCAGGGGCTTAAACACCAAACCATAAATATCTTTGATACTGTCAGTTCAAGTACGGCAAATAGTTTATACAAGAAGTAATTTTCAGTGCTCAAGAAATACGTTCTTAattactcaaatttaatttaatatttaaattgatttttatagCATTAAAactattaacttttttaatgtttaaaaatagtGGTTTAGAAAGctacaaaattattgattttcttaaatttaagcTCAAGAACACTATTGCttagatttaaatttgttattcatCCTctacaaacattttaaaaaaccacGTAAGTTTGAAACattgaatagaaaaaatagttttaaattttggagtttcactataaatttaaacagAATTTAAGGAAGGTGAAATGCACAACAaggaaatggaaaggaaactaaaactattaattattacaGAACAGAgctttgattttcttctaaGATGTATTTATACCATATGttgattataaattaaacaaaaacagatAAATAGTGTTAATTCACATAACCTTTTGTCTtaaaagatatcaaatttcCCATCTTTACCGTTTTAGTAAATTtacttgaagaaaaaaaattagaaaatatgtGCAAAGGTTCATTTCAAATACCATACATCATATCATATCATGTGTGTTTCTTCTCACCgttcacataaaaaaatattgaaatattgtataaaagataaaataaaaaataaaattcaccATGTAACAAGTTTTGATCACACTCTAATGAAATAGACTAAGATAGGTGATATTCAAAATGTACatcgttttttttataaaatgtatcaattcaaaatgtttgtttatGTAGAATGGCTTATTGTTTgttcataaacaaaacaaacacaagttgttgttgttgttggtaTCATtataataagtaaatatatatatttgtgcaCATATATTAAATTCGGTTCACTTTACTTTTTCTTAGATTTTTAAACTATCCAACAAACAATTCAGATTTCAATATACTCAACTACAAAACTCGCAAAATCTGAAATAATCAGAAACTAACCAATTTAGTTCGATTCAGTCTGATTTGTCAATTTGACCAAAAATTTGCATACCTATGCCAATTTGCATAACTTAACTTGAATTAAGACACattacatacaaatttaattaaaagaaaagcgTGGAACAAAAGTTGAATTGCCTGCATAAGTCGTGAAACAACTGCAAGATATCCCTAAACTACCAAGCCAAGAAGATGGTAAAGCTTATGCAAATCATATTCCGTAGTGTGTGAATGACATAGAAGGATATTTTGTAGTATGGATGACATAGAAGGAATCTCGTTGATTCCAACAAAACTTAACTTGAAGTATTGCAATGTTCTCCTAAAAGATAATATGGAACTAATGGCCAATTTTATGactttctacttttattttgtgaacttGTTACTTTGGTTTGTGTTGTTCTTACTGTTTAATTACAAATGTTATAGAacttcatatatttatataacttcatatatttatatttcattacgaagaatttaattatgtgttattttttttatcttttaaaattcgTCCACGATTTATAGGTATCTTTAACATAATTTCAAACACAATCAcctaaataaatgaaaaaaattatttttaaggagattatagttaaatttattaaatgaagagattaaaaaaaacgtgtctaaaaaaaatgaaaaaaaataagtttggatataatatagattataataatttggcCCAAAATACTAAATCCATGTTGTAAACGTTGCACAGGAAaaggacaaaaataaattatagattatAACGCAAAAGAGCTCAAAGTGATGGATGCGAACTGCCAAGTCTCGAAGTGAGGCACGGAAATACGTCACAAAAAGCATGCGAAGCACGTGATCTTATGTGCCactattcattttcttctttttctcttactCTCACTCTCACCTCTGAGCTCTAATCAACGCCTATGGCTATGTCCTCCGCCATTTCTCTCTGCTTCGTTTTTCTCTTTGCCTTACATTCTTCTTTACTCCTGCTTACCGTCGCCGGAACCTCCGATTCTCAGGAGTTCGTCGTCGAGTTAGACCATTCTAACTTCACCCACTTCGTAACCAACCTCGATTTCCTTATCGTCTCCTTCTACTCTCCAGGGTATACTCATTCAACTACTTAATTTGTGCTTCTTTTGTCTTATTTACCGATTCTTTCTTCTTACTTTTGCTGCTTCTATTTCTACTTCCTTCCATCTCGAATTATAGTATGTGAACTACATGTTGCCGTTCGTTTTtacatttctttcaatttcatcgCTTCACCTTGTATTTTGGTCTATCTGTACGGTTGCTAAAGACCTGTTGATCATAATTATGTAATTCTCTCATTTCAGATGTGGACGTTGTAAGAAGTTGGCCCCGGAGGTGATAAATACTTCTGTTCCTAATATCAGTAATTTGTAATCTCATTTTcggattttcttttgtttggaCTGATTTTTACTCTCGAGGATTTAGGAGCTGAGCGATCACTTGTTAAAATGTTTTGTAGTACGAAAAAGCTGCCTATATCCTAAGTAAGCATAATCCTCATTTGGTTCTAGCAAAAgttaacatttcaaaacaaGCAAATGTGGGACTTGCTGGATCCGATGGAAGAATTTCTATTAAGATTGTGAGAGACGGAGGAAAGAATGTTCAAGAATACAAGGGTCCTTATGATGCAGATGGTATTGTTAAATACGTGAAGAGACAGTATGGGCCGGCTtctattgaaataaatacTCTGGAGGATGCCCAAATATTCTTGTCTGACAATAAGATTGCTATTGTGAGTACTCTATTTTGGCTCCTCTGATTTCATTCATACTTGATGAAGCATCTAgaattataatattgtttttactTGCAGGTTGGAATATTCCCTCATTTTTCTGGGGAGGAGTTTGAAAACTATACCATCCTAGCCAAGAATTTACGTCCTACTGAGGAATTTTTTCATACTTCAGATGCCAAACTTCTTCCTCAGGGTGAATCATCTGTAGCCGGTCCCTTAATGAGGGTATTCAAGCCCTTCGATGAGCTCTTTGTTGATACTCAGGTAATTGAGAATTTTGTAAATCTAGTATCCTGTGACATATTATAATATGCTGTGAACTGGGATTCTTATGGAAGTACACTTTCAGGATTTTGACGTGAATGCTCTTGagaaatttgttgaagaatCAATTGTACCTACAGTAACTATTATGGATGGAGACCAGATAAATCAACGTCTAGTTGACAATTTCATgtataattcaaattcaaaggTTAGAAGGAAGCTAGGAACTATTTACTGGTTTTATGTAGATGATTTAGTACAAGCAGTAAGAGATGGAAATTTTGTGTGAACTAGTGAACATTCCATCATTCAAAATATGCTGAAATTATTCTATTCTCGAGGATTATTAATCCAAAGTCCATTTCCAAATTTGTAGGTCAtgttgtttataaattttagcaGTGAGGTTGCTGCTTCCCTTAAGTACAAGTATCATGAACTTGCTGAGCTGTACAAAGGAGATAACCTCAGTTTTCTGATGGCAGATATTGGTGTTAGTTCTCATGCGATTAAGGTTCATAACTCAGCATCATTTATTGTTTGTGTTGGTTTCAGTTGTTTGGTTACTCCCacttaacaaatattttcgaTAACTTTAATGTTCTGTTAAATTTTTCTTGTAAATTACAGCAATATGGAATTAAGGATGATCAAATACCCTTTGTTATCCTACTAAGTGATGGAACAAAGTATCTGAAATCCAATGTGGAGCCTGATGAACTTTCTCCCTGgttgaaaaaatataaggTGATGCCTCTCCCTCAGACCTGAGTTCAagtgtttcatttttcaaaatttgcaaGGTGGTGTTTCCTTTCTCAACCTTAGTTTTGAAGGTTAATTAATTCATATGGAGTTGTCTAGAATTTTCTGGTGATCAAGTTGCTTTACTGCAGAATGGAGAATTAGAACCATACATAAAATCTGAACCTATACCAGAGCATAATGATGAACCTGTGAAAGTGGTGGTAGCGCACACATTTCAGGACACAGTTTTCAACTCGAGGAAGAATGGTATGTATAAGGACATTTATTGGCATGCATGAATTgaaagacaatttttttgttttatattttgtctCATTATTTACATCACTCAAAAATTGGAAACTTGACTTCATTGGCATTGGAAATTGAATCTCACTtttggttagtgttcttgcATTGCAGCTTTGTTGACCAGTATCCAAATAAAGTTGTTAGTGGAGtgaaaataaacattattgTGAATTAGTTTATGGTGTGCAACCATTGAAATTGACCGGGAAGATCTGAGATatttaatatggaaattacgTACCTTATTTAAGCTTTGTTTGGTAACCTTTTGTTCAGCTTAATcttaaaaaacagaaaaccaaaaacaaaatggttatgaAATATAGCCTCTTTATTCAGTTTGCATTTATTAGCTGTATGACTACAATAGGATTGACACTTCACTGACATGTGATTCTCTGCAGTTCTGCTTGAGTTTTATGCTCCTTCACATAAAGTCTGCAAAGAACTGGCTTCAGTCTTTGAGGATCTTGCCATCTCATATCAAAGAGATCCTGATGTcataattgctaaatttgtaaGTTATATTATGtcttctccttttctcttttgttctttAGAGTGTTTGGAGCACTACATTCTCAGTTTTATGAAGTTTGGAGtaaatatgtttgaattaaGAAGTTTGTATTTGGAATCCAAAACTGTAAGATAGAATTCATCGATAAATGTGCTAAATAAAGAACCGGGAAAACACATAGTTCCTCGATAAATATGCAAACTTTAGTAGATTTACTAT
This is a stretch of genomic DNA from Cucumis sativus cultivar 9930 chromosome 4, Cucumber_9930_V3, whole genome shotgun sequence. It encodes these proteins:
- the LOC101217662 gene encoding protein disulfide-isomerase isoform X3, yielding MAMSSAISLCFVFLFALHSSLLLLTVAGTSDSQEFVVELDHSNFTHFVTNLDFLIVSFYSPGCGRCKKLAPEYEKAAYILSKHNPHLVLAKVNISKQANVGLAGSDGRISIKIVRDGGKNVQEYKGPYDADGIVKYVKRQYGPASIEINTLEDAQIFLSDNKIAIVGIFPHFSGEEFENYTILAKNLRPTEEFFHTSDAKLLPQGESSVAGPLMRVFKPFDELFVDTQDFDVNALEKFVEESIVPTVTIMDGDQINQRLVDNFMYNSNSKVMLFINFSSEVAASLKYKYHELAELYKGDNLSFLMADIGVSSHAIKQYGIKDDQIPFVILLSDGTKYLKSNVEPDELSPWLKKYKNGELEPYIKSEPIPEHNDEPVKVVVAHTFQDTVFNSRKNALLTSIQIKLLVE
- the LOC101217662 gene encoding protein disulfide-isomerase isoform X2, with product MAMSSAISLCFVFLFALHSSLLLLTVAGTSDSQEFVVELDHSNFTHFVTNLDFLIVSFYSPGCGRCKKLAPEYEKAAYILSKHNPHLVLAKVNISKQANVGLAGSDGRISIKIVRDGGKNVQEYKGPYDADGIVKYVKRQYGPASIEINTLEDAQIFLSDNKIAIVGIFPHFSGEEFENYTILAKNLRPTEEFFHTSDAKLLPQGESSVAGPLMRVFKPFDELFVDTQDFDVNALEKFVEESIVPTVTIMDGDQINQRLVDNFMYNSNSKVMLFINFSSEVAASLKYKYHELAELYKGDNLSFLMADIGVSSHAIKQYGIKDDQIPFVILLSDGTKYLKSNVEPDELSPWLKKYKNGELEPYIKSEPIPEHNDEPVKVVVAHTFQDTVFNSRKNVLLEFYAPSHKVCKELASVFEDLAISYQRDPDVIIAKFGMQRRKTSESSSKRIGLSLLMNNWM
- the LOC101217662 gene encoding protein disulfide-isomerase isoform X1, translated to MAMSSAISLCFVFLFALHSSLLLLTVAGTSDSQEFVVELDHSNFTHFVTNLDFLIVSFYSPGCGRCKKLAPEYEKAAYILSKHNPHLVLAKVNISKQANVGLAGSDGRISIKIVRDGGKNVQEYKGPYDADGIVKYVKRQYGPASIEINTLEDAQIFLSDNKIAIVGIFPHFSGEEFENYTILAKNLRPTEEFFHTSDAKLLPQGESSVAGPLMRVFKPFDELFVDTQDFDVNALEKFVEESIVPTVTIMDGDQINQRLVDNFMYNSNSKVMLFINFSSEVAASLKYKYHELAELYKGDNLSFLMADIGVSSHAIKQYGIKDDQIPFVILLSDGTKYLKSNVEPDELSPWLKKYKNGELEPYIKSEPIPEHNDEPVKVVVAHTFQDTVFNSRKNVLLEFYAPSHKVCKELASVFEDLAISYQRDPDVIIAKFDIFANDILHDFEIWKLPTVYFKSADGNISQYIGYATKEDFREFIEKNRSKPADEQLDVKDEL